The proteins below come from a single Candidatus Eisenbacteria bacterium genomic window:
- a CDS encoding glucose-1-phosphate adenylyltransferase, producing MTAVPPILVLVLAGGKSDALHALGRIRTASALPYGGKYRVIDFTLSNCVHSGLSRIGILTQYAPLSLQGHIGIGRAWDLDRRDGGVRLLQPYVRQRETNWYRGTADALVQNRNVIEDAQARHILVLSGDLVYKMDYAELIRFHEERDAALTLVTAHAPTEEPERYGYVHADRSGRVSALEEKPKRPGGRVVSAALYVFRARELMARLNRGEEGPDLVHDVIQPMIAAGARVFAYPQRGYWRDIGTVDSYYESNMDLVRPVPPLNLYDPDWLIYTPSEDRSPAVLGRDAVVTQSLISHGSRVEGEVSRSVLFPGVHVGAGALVEESIVMHDTRIAPGARLKRAIVDKRVVIEPDATLGYGERTPNREFPRDLASGLCVIGKGSRIPEGARIGTNTLIEIGVSAADFPSREVPSGSVIRPGGLGRAQPTRVQPRSVP from the coding sequence GTGACCGCGGTTCCCCCCATCTTGGTTCTCGTGCTCGCGGGGGGAAAGAGCGACGCCCTGCACGCGCTGGGCCGTATCCGCACCGCGTCGGCGCTCCCGTACGGCGGCAAGTATCGCGTCATCGACTTCACGCTCTCGAACTGCGTCCACTCCGGCCTCTCCCGGATCGGGATCCTGACCCAATACGCCCCCCTTTCGCTGCAGGGCCACATCGGCATCGGCCGGGCGTGGGACCTCGACCGGCGGGACGGCGGCGTGCGCCTGCTCCAACCCTACGTTCGCCAACGCGAGACCAACTGGTACCGCGGAACGGCGGACGCCCTGGTGCAGAACCGAAACGTGATCGAAGACGCCCAGGCGCGCCACATTCTGGTCCTCTCGGGCGATCTCGTGTACAAGATGGACTACGCCGAGCTGATCCGGTTCCACGAGGAACGGGACGCCGCCTTGACGCTCGTGACGGCCCACGCGCCGACCGAGGAGCCGGAGCGCTATGGCTACGTCCACGCGGACCGGAGCGGGCGCGTGTCGGCGCTCGAGGAGAAGCCGAAGCGCCCGGGGGGACGCGTGGTGTCGGCGGCGCTCTACGTTTTCCGCGCGCGGGAGCTCATGGCGCGCCTGAATCGCGGCGAGGAGGGTCCCGATCTGGTCCACGACGTGATCCAGCCGATGATTGCCGCGGGGGCACGGGTCTTCGCCTATCCGCAGCGGGGCTACTGGCGCGACATCGGCACGGTGGATTCCTATTATGAATCGAACATGGACCTGGTCCGGCCGGTGCCGCCGCTCAATCTCTACGATCCCGACTGGCTGATCTACACGCCGAGCGAGGATCGCTCCCCGGCGGTGCTGGGACGGGATGCGGTCGTGACCCAGAGCCTGATCTCGCACGGCTCGCGGGTGGAAGGGGAGGTTTCGAGGTCGGTCCTCTTTCCTGGAGTCCACGTGGGGGCCGGGGCCCTCGTCGAGGAGTCGATCGTGATGCACGACACTCGGATCGCACCCGGCGCGCGCCTCAAGCGCGCGATCGTGGACAAGCGCGTCGTGATCGAGCCTGATGCCACGCTGGGCTACGGGGAGAGGACGCCGAACCGCGAGTTTCCACGCGATCTCGCCTCGGGTCTCTGCGTGATCGGGAAGGGATCCCGGATCCCCGAGGGCGCGCGGATCGGGACCAATACGCTGATCGAAATCGGAGTTTCGGCGGCCGATTTCCCCTCCCGCGAGGTTCCGTCGGGTTCGGTCATCCGGCCGGGCGGCCTGGGGCGCGCTCAGCCGACCCGCGTCCAGCCTCGGAGCGTGCCTTGA
- a CDS encoding PorV/PorQ family protein, translated as MRERASGGPPPGDGRRKGRGTRPRSWGRTGRPDPFQPPDGRRRVMRLPMIPRCFFAIAMVAVCSAASAPGVAWATRYAGEFLRIGVGARALGMGSAFVGLADDGTASYWNPAGLATLGERQVTAMHAEQFGSIVQYDFLSYVMPVGSPGKPKQAISISLVRLGVDDIPDTRGLQIIDQNGNGKFDYPEDLLVVDESRFVFDSDNDVALIFSYARDVRSGLSLGGNFKYIRQWLGDSLRSNGFGIDLGLLYVGRNGFSVGATLRDATTTRILWNTGTGEFIAPSLRLGAAKSRGFQDRRHLLTAALDVQVGFSDERLSSQAHLGGVTFEFHPGLEYWFERRLALRAGFEAQNFTAGAGLRYRKFGMDYAYLDHRDLDASHRVSGSYRF; from the coding sequence ATGCGGGAACGAGCAAGCGGCGGTCCGCCGCCCGGTGACGGCCGACGGAAGGGGCGAGGAACCCGCCCTCGCAGCTGGGGTAGAACCGGTCGTCCTGATCCCTTCCAACCCCCCGACGGCCGGCGACGCGTGATGCGGCTACCCATGATTCCGAGATGTTTCTTCGCCATCGCGATGGTCGCGGTCTGCTCGGCGGCCTCGGCTCCAGGGGTCGCCTGGGCCACGCGTTACGCAGGCGAATTCCTTCGAATCGGGGTCGGCGCGCGCGCCCTCGGGATGGGGAGCGCCTTCGTCGGCCTCGCCGACGACGGCACCGCCTCGTATTGGAACCCGGCAGGCCTCGCGACCCTCGGGGAGCGCCAGGTGACCGCGATGCACGCCGAGCAATTCGGCTCGATCGTTCAATATGATTTCCTGTCGTACGTGATGCCGGTGGGTTCCCCGGGGAAGCCGAAACAGGCCATTTCCATCTCGCTCGTGCGGCTCGGCGTCGACGACATTCCCGACACGCGCGGGCTCCAGATCATCGACCAAAACGGAAACGGCAAATTCGACTATCCCGAGGATCTCCTCGTCGTGGACGAGAGCCGGTTCGTGTTCGACAGCGATAACGACGTCGCGCTTATTTTCAGCTATGCTCGCGATGTCCGATCCGGACTCTCCCTCGGGGGAAACTTCAAGTACATCCGCCAGTGGCTCGGGGACAGTCTCCGCTCGAACGGCTTCGGAATCGACCTCGGATTGCTTTATGTCGGGCGCAACGGTTTTTCGGTGGGGGCGACGCTCCGTGATGCGACCACGACGCGGATCCTCTGGAATACCGGGACGGGCGAGTTCATCGCCCCGTCGCTACGCCTCGGAGCGGCCAAGTCGCGTGGATTCCAGGATCGGCGGCATCTCCTCACCGCCGCGCTGGACGTGCAGGTGGGATTCTCCGATGAGAGGCTTTCCAGCCAGGCGCACCTGGGCGGCGTCACCTTCGAGTTCCATCCCGGGCTGGAATACTGGTTCGAGCGGCGGTTGGCGCTCCGAGCCGGCTTCGAGGCGCAAAACTTCACGGCCGGTGCCGGGCTTCGGTACCGAAAATTCGGCATGGATTACGCCTACCTCGATCACCGCGATCTCGACGCGAGCCATCGCGTCTCCGGCTCCTACCGCTTCTAG